The segment CAAAGGAAAGTTAAGTCGACGATTTATCAGGACGTATAAGATTACTAAAAGAATCGAGCCTGTTGCATATTAATTAGCTTTACCGTaagaactagaaaagattcataatgtctttcatgtgtctatgttactaTGATaccgatctgacccttcacatgttatctcccgatctgacccttcacatgttatctccctGACGGATGttgagattcaacctgatatgtcATACAATGAGGAACCGATTAGAATTCtggcacgagaagtgaaagaattaagaaacaagAACATAGCTTTAGTAAATGTTCTTTGGAAATGAcatggaatagaagaagctacctgggaacttgaggaagctatgagaaaataatatccaaacctcttttctgataagattttcggggacgaaaatccctttaaggggagagttgtaacatcccattttcagtgaaatcagaacagtggtttcgggacaacaaatccaaagtcaaaaaatgtattttattaatattttatttcctAAAGCATGATAGTAGTACcgttcgttaagaaattttaccgtttacatgctcaatttgataaaaaggattaaatcgcgtaaagtgtaaaagttgtgttcttgtagctaaaagtattaaatagctatagaaccttaaagtggaagtccttatgtggtaattagactataaataagataGTGGAATATGATGGCTTGGAATTTTGTGTAATTCTTAAAGTTTTTAAAGTTTATAatagtaatttgataattaaatgataattaaaattagtaaaaggcattcatcttcttcatttcatCAAGCCACCACCGAAAATTCATTGTTCTCCTAAGCTAGGGTTTAGCCATCTCCATTTTTTCTTGATTGGTAtgtatttttgtcccgtttttaattatttctatgttttcaaGATTGTTGTAACTTATTCTAGTTAGCTCGAGGACTAATCTGTGAAACTgttcaaaaattagggtttttccattgattaaCATACatgattttttatgtttgatgatagaaaatggatgATTGTTGTTAGATAATCAACTTTTGTTaagagatttttgatgaaattgtcaaatagggactaaataaaaaaataaaaaaacattacatggtgaatttgtgaaataaatgaaatatagggcATGCTAGGGACTAATTGATATTCGGCCATAGTGGTTGTGgtggaatttcatgaattttcatttttatgagctagagaTTAAATtgcaaaggaattaaaagtatagaggtaaaataataattttttaaaatttaattttaggctaaattgaatgaattatatattaaattgagttaaatttatctaTATAGATACAAACTTCGTACAGAGTTAAatcaaaaaataatataataaatatactaATATACTTAAACGAACAAATTAATAGATGTATTTCCTTATTTCTTATAAAaggatttatttcaatttataggAGAATATCTTATACATAGCTAACACACTAGTTTAATGCatcattaataaataataatatgatatattattattaaataaaacaaaaataatagaagacctataaataaataatcataactttatttaaacataaataaatattaaaactctAAACTCTAGATTTGACTCAAACTTAAACACTAAATTTAATACTCAAACTTAAACACTAATTgagatttattaatatttatttataatagttaCTTTTAAAAGTATATTGTTAAAACAATGTTAAGAGCAATATAAATAGCGGGTTTAgtttatatatacacatttccaccTGATATACATTGATTGCCCAGGTTTAGTTTCAATCTTAAAACCCCATCCCATCCCATCTTCTTCTTGGTGTTGTTTATATTTGTCCTATTGGATTATATATACAAGGAAGAGATATCGGCGGCGTGACGCAGGAAGCAGTGAGATTAGATGGAAACCCAGAATGCCGAAAAACGCAGCGTTTGACACAACCGGCGAATGAATAATATGCCAAACGCCATTACTTGACTTCATCagctttctctctctctctttgcgTTATTCTGTGAGAACCAAAAAGAACAACGGCAGTACTAATTGTAATAGTTGTCAAGAGGCACACGTAGTAGTGGTTTCCGTATATGTCCCTTCACAAACACAGCTCATCAATAAACTCATAACcagcttgttttttttttttttttatccccTTCCCCATGGAACatattctttcttcttttcattCTCTCGATTCCCCGGTTTTTTACCGTCCTCTTCCCCTCCACCGGCGTCCGAGGTGGCCCCGTATGGGCTCCTCCACCCCCCACCACCGTAACAACCAAAACAAGACCAAACTCATCGTCATCATGGGTGCTACCGGTACCGGAAAATCCCGCCTCTCCATCGACTTGTCAACCCATTTCCCTCACTCTCAAATCATAAACTCAGACAAAATGCAACTTTACAACGGCTTAGATATAACCACGAACAAGATCCCTCTCCCTGAAAGGAAAGGGGTCCAGCACTATCTTCTCGGCGAGTTCGACTCAATCGACGCCGACGTGGAGCCGTCGCAGTTCCGTTCCGCCGCGGGATCAACCATCGCCGACATTGCCTCGCGTGGGAACTTGCCGCTTCTTGTTGGTGGGTCCAACACTTTCATTCATGCTCTCCTGGTGGAAACCTTTGACCCTCAAGTGGACGTGTTTGCCGAGTCAAGCTCAGTGAGTCGAGCGTTGAGGTATGACTGTTGTTTCCTTTGGGTCGACGTGGCTTGGTCGGTACTCAGTGAGTACCTATGCATACGAGTTGATGAAATGCTTGACTCAGGGATGTTAGAAGAGTTGGCTCAGTTCTATGACCCGACCAAAGCGGGTGTCATGGTGGGGCTACGGAAGGCAATCGGAGTACCCGAATTCGATGCCTATTTCAGGAAATACCAGCCGTGGGAAAGCCCAGAAAACGGCGTCGTCCCCAACAAGGACCGTGATCAGAGCCGGAGGGAAGCGTACGAGGAAGCCCTGCGGGAGATCAAAGATAACACGTGTCGACTGGCAAAGAGACAGATAGGAAAGATCCTACGGCTGAGAGAGGGCGGATGGGACTTCACTAGATTCGACGCAACGGTGACGTTTCAAGCATTGATGAAGAAAAAGCAGTCGTCGGCGGTGGCGGCGCCGGAACTAGAATGGAGGGAGATTTGGGAAAGGGAAGTGGTGGAACCAAGCGTGAAGATTGTGAAGCGATTTTTGGAGGAGTAGGTTTTCCAGCTAATTTATTCTTTGTTGGAAAAATTGCTCTAAAAAAAAGGGTGGAAAAATTCAGATTAGCCAGAGTTAGGGGTGAGtaaaactcgattcgactcgaaaaaattaaaaaaaaaattgaatttcgagttaaacgaatcgagttattcgagttaatcgagttattcgagtcaacttaaatttttttttcgaatttcgagttcgaatagagttgagttttcgaattcgaataactcgaataatttgaataattcgaatatcaaactataatattttacatttttactctAAACtctcaaacctttttacttttcccttaaaacttttactccttcccactttccccctaaaacttttactccccttcaatcccaaccccccaatctacccaaaatccatttaccactaaaattttactctcccatttactttttc is part of the Gossypium arboreum isolate Shixiya-1 chromosome 5, ASM2569848v2, whole genome shotgun sequence genome and harbors:
- the LOC108475750 gene encoding adenylate isopentenyltransferase, with protein sequence MEHILSSFHSLDSPVFYRPLPLHRRPRWPRMGSSTPHHRNNQNKTKLIVIMGATGTGKSRLSIDLSTHFPHSQIINSDKMQLYNGLDITTNKIPLPERKGVQHYLLGEFDSIDADVEPSQFRSAAGSTIADIASRGNLPLLVGGSNTFIHALLVETFDPQVDVFAESSSVSRALRYDCCFLWVDVAWSVLSEYLCIRVDEMLDSGMLEELAQFYDPTKAGVMVGLRKAIGVPEFDAYFRKYQPWESPENGVVPNKDRDQSRREAYEEALREIKDNTCRLAKRQIGKILRLREGGWDFTRFDATVTFQALMKKKQSSAVAAPELEWREIWEREVVEPSVKIVKRFLEE